The following proteins are co-located in the Leptospira weilii genome:
- a CDS encoding Dam family site-specific DNA-(adenine-N6)-methyltransferase — MSFLFPIESQLVKNPLKGQLLKWIGNKQKYANTIISYFPKKIKTYHEPFLGSGAVIAALSPKKGIGSDIFKPLIDIFRKLKSNPDELILDYIENYALIEKFGKKKAYEIIKSSYNLNPNSKDLLFLSRSCYGGVVRFRKADGYMSTPCGIHNPLSPKSFAERVYSWSDRVADCEFFNLNYKDAFDAAKADDLIYCDPPYKDSQAILYGAQSFSLKDLYDSIENAKLRGVKIALSIDGSKKSGSKIIDIQYPKELFSSEIPILNGRSMLKRFQMAGQTLEEEIVTERLLLTYKI; from the coding sequence ATGTCGTTTCTTTTTCCAATAGAATCGCAATTGGTTAAAAATCCGCTAAAAGGACAGCTTTTGAAATGGATTGGAAACAAGCAAAAATATGCGAATACTATTATTTCCTATTTTCCTAAAAAAATAAAAACCTATCACGAACCTTTTCTAGGTAGTGGTGCAGTTATCGCTGCCTTATCTCCCAAAAAAGGTATTGGATCCGATATATTCAAACCGCTGATTGACATTTTTCGGAAATTGAAATCAAATCCGGACGAGTTGATTCTCGACTATATCGAAAATTACGCTCTGATAGAAAAATTTGGGAAAAAAAAAGCGTATGAAATCATAAAAAGTTCATACAATCTCAATCCGAATTCTAAGGATCTATTGTTCTTATCCCGTTCCTGTTATGGCGGCGTAGTAAGATTCCGCAAAGCAGACGGTTATATGTCAACCCCTTGCGGAATTCACAATCCCCTTTCGCCGAAATCCTTTGCCGAAAGAGTCTATTCTTGGAGTGATCGCGTAGCAGATTGTGAATTTTTCAACTTAAATTACAAAGATGCTTTCGACGCCGCAAAAGCAGATGATTTGATATACTGTGATCCGCCATACAAAGACTCACAGGCTATACTGTATGGAGCTCAATCCTTTTCCCTGAAAGATTTATATGACAGTATTGAAAACGCAAAATTACGAGGGGTAAAAATCGCCCTTAGCATCGACGGCAGTAAAAAATCAGGTTCCAAAATTATCGATATTCAATATCCTAAGGAACTTTTCTCTTCGGAAATTCCCATATTAAACGGACGTTCCATGCTGAAGCGCTTTCAAATGGCTGGACAAACTTTAGAGGAGGAAATTGTAACGGAAAGATTATTACTCACCTATAAAATTTAA
- the fliN gene encoding flagellar motor switch protein FliN codes for MGEGSLSQEDIDALLTGGGGEAAPAEAGSGSDFNLSGELDSLLGGGGNAGGETPGGGESGGTDSPSFADISAALGPSPAPSAPPRAATRQSASTQSTNLNLLMDVNLALTVELGRTNMFIKDVNGLNEGIVVELDKNVGEDLDILANGRLVGRGKLVAMDDFYGIQITEIVDQSRRL; via the coding sequence ATGGGAGAAGGATCACTCTCACAGGAAGATATAGACGCCCTTTTAACAGGCGGTGGCGGCGAAGCCGCACCTGCTGAAGCCGGAAGTGGATCCGATTTCAATCTAAGCGGAGAGCTGGATTCTCTTTTGGGCGGCGGCGGTAATGCCGGTGGAGAAACGCCAGGAGGCGGCGAGAGCGGTGGAACCGATTCGCCTTCTTTTGCAGATATTTCTGCCGCACTCGGACCTTCGCCGGCTCCTTCTGCTCCTCCTAGAGCGGCCACGCGTCAGTCTGCGTCGACCCAATCCACAAATCTAAATCTACTGATGGACGTAAATCTAGCGCTTACAGTAGAGTTGGGTAGAACGAATATGTTCATCAAAGACGTCAACGGTTTGAACGAAGGTATTGTTGTAGAATTGGATAAGAATGTGGGTGAAGACTTGGACATTCTCGCGAACGGTCGTTTGGTCGGAAGAGGCAAACTTGTGGCAATGGATGATTTCTACGGAATTCAAATTACAGAAATTGTGGATCAAAGTAGAAGACTTTAA
- a CDS encoding 16S rRNA (uracil(1498)-N(3))-methyltransferase, protein MNLLICKEKWRIAKSNRFSIQDPQKIQHICNILNKREGARLKAGLIDTSLGKFILEKIEFNRIVGIYKPILVPTPRFPEVHILLAINRPPTVRKILQLAGTWGVSSIHFFVSRNSRREYLTSPVWNSIEIESELLKGMEQGKNIFLPKIHFDFKNRLETILQEKFKKIGFTFRFVLDRKGTTLPQIIEEKKSDLNFEIPSRTPQVFVAIGPESGFVRNEIDLWKRFDFKELNLSSQVLRTETAVAFLLARLEEKNLFLKA, encoded by the coding sequence TTGAATCTACTGATCTGCAAAGAAAAATGGAGAATTGCGAAATCGAACCGATTTTCCATTCAGGATCCGCAAAAGATCCAACATATATGCAATATTCTGAATAAACGAGAAGGGGCTCGTTTAAAAGCGGGGCTCATAGACACAAGTCTCGGAAAATTTATCCTAGAAAAAATCGAGTTCAATCGAATCGTAGGAATCTACAAACCGATTTTGGTTCCCACCCCTCGTTTTCCGGAAGTTCATATTTTACTCGCGATCAATCGCCCTCCCACCGTGAGAAAAATTCTTCAGTTGGCCGGAACCTGGGGAGTTAGTTCCATTCATTTTTTTGTCAGTAGGAATTCCAGAAGAGAATATCTAACTTCTCCCGTTTGGAATTCGATCGAAATCGAATCGGAGCTTCTGAAAGGAATGGAACAAGGGAAAAATATCTTTCTTCCAAAAATCCATTTCGATTTTAAGAATCGATTGGAAACAATTCTTCAGGAGAAATTTAAAAAGATAGGTTTTACATTTCGTTTCGTTTTGGATCGGAAAGGAACCACACTCCCGCAAATTATCGAAGAAAAAAAATCGGATTTAAATTTTGAAATACCTTCTAGAACGCCGCAAGTCTTTGTAGCAATCGGTCCGGAAAGCGGCTTCGTTCGAAACGAAATCGATCTTTGGAAACGTTTCGATTTTAAAGAGTTAAATCTTTCCAGCCAGGTCTTACGCACCGAAACCGCCGTTGCGTTCCTTCTCGCTAGACTCGAAGAGAAAAATCTTTTCCTAAAAGCTTAA
- the impL63 gene encoding cytoplasmic membrane protein ImpL63, with the protein MFKRPRYYFTFLFLFFAIQTGIQAQLWTPPGRQYMHPTDPFTYDLGINKYQKDYYLYVAPTVNLNFGGDFGASLTVPLNFLIYDVDPKQENSKVGKLRSFDYNEKSDYLRLINNIWFGQFGKYTPGEITYSAYLGKLFDGYIGHGTIVNRYVNNQRLDVYNVGLQADMNSDYGGVQVFSNSIYTREVSSARVYIRPFAVGFKLFDIITGRSKFLTMLTIGQGNVADEAGRRKVYEEVGAEEKESYRALIEDQKTQEKKEEMIPADKKPEKPQNLKELFNQDNFANRFAIGYTTAFDNKAPLELKFDSTGELRVNESNNPLVKSTEKLVVTGFDLEYKLLAAKYIELTPYYDVNKIKQIENAKGTHYGAILRLGGKDIYVRIKPEYRNMTATYIPMYFDSFYELERYQSNLQSHIPQTKLEAAKLADPDGSKIKGHFTTVLFNFYKFAVESNYENYSGPDNSRVFLGVYIPLGSMFLLNGYYIKKGFDKNKEAFKLDDRSQGALELAINLGIITVRLQNIRKWVYDTTSGQYEAQDEQKVMFSGGLSF; encoded by the coding sequence ATGTTCAAACGTCCGAGATATTATTTCACATTTCTATTTCTTTTTTTTGCGATACAAACGGGGATTCAAGCGCAACTTTGGACGCCGCCGGGAAGGCAGTATATGCATCCCACCGATCCGTTCACTTACGATCTCGGAATCAATAAATACCAGAAGGATTATTATCTTTATGTCGCTCCGACCGTGAATTTAAATTTCGGAGGAGATTTCGGAGCGTCTCTGACCGTGCCTTTGAACTTTTTGATATATGACGTGGACCCGAAGCAGGAGAATTCCAAGGTCGGTAAGTTACGGTCCTTCGATTATAATGAAAAGAGCGATTATCTTCGATTGATCAATAATATCTGGTTCGGTCAATTCGGTAAATACACTCCGGGAGAAATTACGTATTCCGCGTATCTTGGGAAATTGTTCGACGGTTATATCGGTCACGGAACCATCGTAAATCGATATGTAAACAATCAGCGTTTGGATGTGTATAACGTAGGTTTGCAAGCCGACATGAACAGCGATTATGGAGGGGTGCAGGTATTTTCAAATTCGATTTACACGAGGGAAGTCAGTTCGGCGCGGGTTTATATTCGGCCTTTTGCGGTAGGATTCAAACTTTTCGATATCATTACTGGCCGTTCTAAATTCTTAACGATGCTCACGATCGGGCAAGGAAACGTAGCGGATGAAGCAGGAAGAAGAAAAGTCTACGAAGAAGTGGGTGCAGAAGAAAAAGAATCGTATCGTGCTTTGATCGAAGATCAGAAGACACAGGAAAAAAAAGAGGAAATGATTCCTGCAGATAAAAAACCGGAAAAACCGCAAAATTTGAAGGAACTTTTCAATCAGGATAATTTTGCCAATCGGTTTGCGATTGGCTATACGACCGCTTTCGATAATAAAGCTCCGCTGGAACTTAAGTTTGATTCGACCGGGGAACTCAGGGTGAACGAAAGTAACAATCCCCTTGTCAAGTCCACGGAAAAACTAGTGGTTACCGGTTTTGACTTGGAGTACAAACTTCTGGCTGCGAAATATATAGAACTGACTCCTTATTACGACGTGAATAAAATCAAACAGATAGAAAACGCAAAAGGGACGCATTACGGAGCGATTTTACGATTGGGTGGAAAGGATATATATGTCCGGATAAAGCCGGAATATAGAAATATGACGGCGACGTATATACCGATGTATTTTGACAGTTTTTACGAATTGGAAAGATACCAAAGTAATTTGCAGAGTCATATTCCTCAGACAAAACTCGAGGCGGCAAAGTTGGCCGATCCAGACGGCTCTAAAATCAAGGGACATTTTACCACGGTCTTGTTTAATTTTTACAAATTTGCGGTCGAATCGAACTACGAAAATTATTCCGGGCCCGATAACTCAAGAGTATTCCTAGGGGTATATATTCCGCTTGGAAGTATGTTTCTTTTAAACGGATATTATATCAAAAAGGGTTTTGATAAGAATAAAGAAGCTTTTAAGTTGGATGATCGTTCTCAAGGGGCTCTCGAACTGGCGATTAATTTGGGAATTATCACCGTAAGACTTCAGAATATTCGTAAATGGGTTTATGATACCACTTCCGGACAATACGAAGCTCAGGACGAACAGAAAGTAATGTTTTCGGGCGGCTTAAGCTTTTAG
- the fcpB gene encoding flagellar-coiling protein FcpB, translated as MKLQKLFLAVLVAISTAVFSQQNSGSDQKSQPSNAQLGQSILETERKLDEKIFELNQRLTRHTVLMKMKVRVLPFRTVLFKGKANNDECTPALNQEDSANNCIRVEVYDFIRDEERGLNKNVQGSLAKYLEIYFEGQNSNDPEPRAEPPRNINKLKSKIYKNNMVLEDKIISEVMDRGPNTQPSHNDKFEIFFQKDGYPEYGRPETPSEKGVGKYILAGVENTKTHPIRNSFKKEFYIKHLDQFDRLFTKIFDYNDQLGNENYKENVDALKESLRY; from the coding sequence ATGAAACTTCAAAAGCTATTTTTAGCAGTTTTAGTCGCAATTTCGACCGCGGTATTTTCTCAGCAAAATTCCGGGTCAGATCAGAAATCACAACCTTCCAACGCTCAATTGGGCCAGTCTATTCTGGAAACGGAAAGAAAACTCGACGAAAAAATCTTCGAACTAAACCAAAGGCTTACACGTCATACGGTTCTTATGAAGATGAAAGTTCGAGTTCTTCCTTTCAGAACGGTTCTGTTTAAAGGAAAAGCCAACAACGACGAGTGCACTCCGGCCCTCAATCAAGAAGATTCCGCGAACAATTGTATCCGCGTGGAAGTTTACGATTTTATCCGGGATGAGGAAAGAGGTCTGAATAAAAACGTTCAGGGATCTCTCGCGAAATACTTGGAGATCTACTTCGAAGGCCAAAATAGCAACGATCCCGAACCTAGGGCAGAACCTCCAAGAAACATAAACAAACTGAAATCTAAAATCTATAAGAACAACATGGTTTTGGAAGATAAAATCATATCCGAAGTGATGGACAGAGGACCGAATACCCAACCTTCTCACAACGATAAGTTTGAAATTTTCTTTCAAAAAGACGGATACCCTGAATACGGTCGTCCTGAGACCCCGTCCGAAAAAGGTGTAGGTAAATACATCCTTGCGGGCGTTGAGAATACGAAAACTCACCCTATCCGGAACTCTTTCAAAAAAGAATTCTATATCAAACACCTAGACCAGTTTGACAGACTCTTTACTAAAATTTTCGATTACAACGATCAGTTAGGAAACGAAAATTACAAAGAGAATGTGGATGCTTTGAAAGAATCTCTCCGCTACTAA
- a CDS encoding AAA family ATPase, with protein sequence MSFSFPSEPASGNSIPSEVDFTKTKSFLYGELSALGFSKVDLPVITSEKKDLKIEFPVSSIPKSALFDCLQILKNHIENLRIHTFEPGYYCIQALNENLFETKNLLDTVRFRFYSGRTKNRVEITKKGDFTREELFAILALFQFLKSEKGIETANPQELLASLGVEVFYPFDAEKDGKSITFDQVAGYEGVKQQILESIILPLKNPDMLSELSKLTRKFPNDTRPRAVLFEGDPGVGKTTMARVVSCMTGLPLVYVPVESIMSKYYGESAQNMAYVFEAAALFPACLIFLDEIDSLAGNREEGIFEATRKILSVLLRKIDGFSSQRNSVTIGATNRKQDLDHALLSRFDRTIYFPLPDLKERTKILETYAVHLSETERMKIAEGLNGHSGRTIRDFCDLVERKWASYLIEKGLKPIPPPYELYLENSSNCEK encoded by the coding sequence TTGAGTTTTTCTTTTCCATCCGAACCCGCTTCTGGTAATTCGATTCCTTCCGAAGTCGATTTTACAAAAACAAAAAGCTTTCTTTACGGAGAATTGAGTGCTCTCGGTTTTTCCAAAGTCGATCTTCCCGTGATAACTTCGGAAAAAAAAGACCTTAAGATTGAATTTCCAGTATCTTCTATTCCCAAGTCGGCTCTTTTCGATTGCCTTCAAATTCTCAAAAACCACATCGAAAATCTGAGAATCCACACTTTCGAACCCGGTTATTATTGCATCCAAGCGTTGAATGAAAACCTATTCGAAACAAAAAATCTTTTGGATACGGTTCGATTCCGATTTTATTCGGGAAGAACCAAAAATCGAGTCGAAATCACAAAAAAAGGAGATTTCACAAGGGAAGAATTATTTGCCATACTTGCTCTCTTTCAGTTTTTAAAATCCGAAAAAGGAATCGAAACAGCAAACCCGCAAGAACTTTTGGCTTCTCTTGGAGTGGAGGTTTTTTATCCATTCGACGCGGAAAAAGACGGAAAATCGATCACCTTCGACCAAGTAGCAGGATACGAAGGAGTCAAACAACAAATTCTGGAATCCATCATTCTTCCCTTAAAAAACCCGGACATGCTCTCTGAATTGTCTAAATTGACCCGGAAATTTCCAAACGACACACGCCCGAGGGCCGTATTATTCGAAGGAGATCCAGGTGTTGGAAAAACGACGATGGCACGAGTCGTTTCCTGTATGACCGGCCTGCCTCTCGTCTACGTCCCTGTTGAGTCTATTATGAGTAAATACTACGGAGAAAGCGCACAGAATATGGCTTATGTCTTCGAAGCGGCCGCTCTTTTTCCGGCCTGTCTTATCTTCTTGGACGAAATTGATTCTCTCGCAGGCAACAGAGAGGAAGGAATATTCGAGGCGACTCGTAAGATTCTTTCGGTTCTTTTACGCAAAATCGACGGCTTCAGCAGTCAAAGAAATTCAGTCACAATCGGAGCCACAAATCGAAAACAGGATCTAGATCACGCACTCCTTTCCCGATTTGACAGAACCATCTATTTTCCGTTACCCGATTTAAAAGAAAGAACTAAGATTCTGGAAACCTATGCCGTTCATCTTTCAGAAACCGAGAGAATGAAAATTGCGGAAGGTTTAAATGGACATTCCGGAAGAACAATTCGGGATTTTTGCGATTTAGTGGAAAGAAAATGGGCTTCCTACCTGATCGAAAAAGGATTGAAACCGATCCCGCCGCCCTATGAGCTGTATCTGGAAAATAGTTCCAATTGCGAGAAATAA
- the metX gene encoding homoserine O-acetyltransferase MetX has protein sequence MNESGSIGIIETKYAEFKELPLKNGSILSPVVIAYETYGTLSPSKNNAILICHALSGDAHAAGYHSESDKKPGWWDDYIGPGKSFDTNQYFIICSNVIGGCKGSSGPLSTHPETGTPYGSRFPFVSIQDMVRAQKLLVEFLGIDQLFCVAGGSMGGMQALEWSIAYPDSLLNCIVMASTAEHSAMQIAFNEVGRQAILSDPNWNNGLYDENSPRKGLALARMVGHITYLSDDKMREKFGRNPPRGNILTTDFAVGSYLIYQGESFVDRFDANSYIYVTKALDHYSLGKGKELTAALSTATCRFLIVSYSSDWLYPPAQSREIVKSLEAADKRVFYLELQSGEGHDSFLLKNPKQIEILKGFLENQSNP, from the coding sequence ATGAATGAATCTGGATCGATCGGAATCATTGAAACCAAATATGCAGAGTTCAAAGAGCTCCCTTTAAAAAACGGTTCCATTTTATCTCCGGTTGTCATCGCCTATGAAACCTACGGCACCCTTTCTCCTTCTAAAAACAATGCGATCTTAATCTGCCATGCTTTGTCGGGAGACGCACACGCCGCCGGTTATCACTCCGAGTCGGATAAAAAACCCGGCTGGTGGGACGACTACATTGGTCCGGGTAAATCCTTCGATACGAATCAATACTTCATCATTTGCTCAAACGTAATCGGCGGATGTAAGGGTTCTTCGGGCCCACTTTCGACTCATCCAGAAACCGGAACTCCCTACGGTTCCCGTTTTCCTTTCGTTTCGATCCAAGATATGGTGAGAGCTCAAAAACTTTTGGTGGAATTTTTGGGAATCGATCAACTTTTTTGTGTCGCGGGCGGTTCGATGGGCGGAATGCAAGCTTTAGAATGGAGCATCGCCTACCCCGATTCCCTTTTGAACTGCATCGTGATGGCTTCCACTGCGGAACATTCCGCGATGCAAATCGCATTCAACGAGGTCGGAAGACAAGCGATCCTTTCCGACCCGAATTGGAACAATGGTCTCTACGATGAAAATTCTCCCCGTAAAGGTTTGGCCCTTGCCAGAATGGTCGGTCATATCACATACCTTTCGGATGACAAAATGAGAGAAAAATTCGGCAGAAACCCTCCTCGAGGAAACATCTTAACCACAGACTTTGCCGTCGGAAGTTATCTCATTTATCAAGGAGAAAGTTTCGTGGATCGGTTCGACGCAAATTCTTATATCTACGTTACGAAAGCCTTGGACCACTACAGTCTTGGAAAAGGGAAAGAATTGACAGCGGCTCTTTCTACCGCAACTTGCAGATTTTTAATCGTGTCTTACAGTTCGGATTGGTTGTATCCTCCGGCTCAATCAAGGGAAATCGTTAAGTCTCTGGAAGCCGCCGATAAACGAGTGTTCTATTTGGAACTTCAATCCGGAGAAGGCCACGATTCTTTTCTCTTGAAAAATCCGAAACAAATCGAAATTCTAAAAGGATTTTTGGAAAACCAATCTAATCCATGA